One stretch of Pseudomonas azotoformans DNA includes these proteins:
- the pgaA gene encoding poly-beta-1,6 N-acetyl-D-glucosamine export porin PgaA, whose product MLRNLPLSASGRLRLLIGVTLCSQLLMPTFAMADPAYDALIIQARNGNFTPALTQLRQWPAERQTPGQISDHLVIAGWAGQDAEVLKVYEAQGQNRNLTAQALATVARTYRNQKQWAQAEAVYRKALLREPNNVDLQLGLALTEADGGKASEAVQRTRALVAAKPDDPNRRMALGYALTRTGLQYDALFEFDQAFIRAGDKPEVAREYVVALQKARLPQPALRLSAQRPGLVDPVTQRRLEGDLAAERVRIAEFATRTEKERYVIADRALQDYDKLLARWTPDATAHDDVVIWRIDRLGALKARARTAEVIREYETLQAEGVRLPTYAKRWVAASYLDQRLPEKAAPLYREALDAPDADVGDRVEDTTALFYALLENDQVDEARAVAKHLADTQKPRVELKGLPIGNPNDEWMDAQQLSAQAGTYGADLPSSEKALDDLVSKAPGSIGLRLAQAEMYRARDWPRRAERSLKETEAQAPRDIGLEVSQAYTALDLQEWRQLDILTDDVVARNPDNRQVQRLQRLREVHDMAELRVEAYTGKSFGGGSNGDAGAVSGSRDWGIESRLYTPPIDEDWRLFAGAGYARATFEEGTGQHRWQVVGVERRTRDMTIEAEVSNHSYGDGSKQGAAVSIARDINDTWQYGGSLGYLLSTTPLRALNDGITANGGSGFIRWRANESREWKLTLSPSHFSDGNDRFEALLSGREGLYSSPKVQVDLGLEVGASRNSKEDTIYFNPKSDFTVLPVLNINHVLYHRYETQWSQQFQVGAGTYSQRDYSTGGIGLVGYGQRYRWNDVLDAGANLSLISRPYDGNRERDLRLLVDLTYRF is encoded by the coding sequence ATGCTGCGAAACCTCCCACTCAGTGCCTCAGGCCGGCTACGGCTGCTCATCGGGGTAACCTTGTGCAGCCAGTTGCTGATGCCCACCTTCGCCATGGCCGACCCGGCCTATGACGCCCTGATCATCCAGGCGCGCAACGGCAACTTCACCCCCGCCCTGACCCAATTGCGCCAATGGCCAGCCGAGCGCCAGACGCCAGGCCAGATCAGCGACCACCTGGTGATCGCCGGTTGGGCCGGCCAGGATGCCGAAGTGCTGAAGGTGTACGAGGCTCAGGGGCAGAATCGGAACCTGACTGCCCAGGCGCTGGCCACGGTTGCGCGCACGTATCGTAACCAGAAGCAGTGGGCGCAGGCCGAAGCGGTGTATCGCAAGGCGCTGTTGCGTGAGCCGAATAATGTCGACCTGCAACTGGGCCTGGCCCTCACGGAGGCTGACGGTGGCAAGGCCAGCGAAGCGGTGCAACGCACCCGTGCACTGGTGGCCGCAAAGCCCGACGACCCCAACCGCCGTATGGCGCTGGGCTACGCGCTGACCCGTACAGGCTTGCAGTACGACGCCCTGTTTGAATTCGACCAAGCCTTTATCCGTGCCGGCGACAAACCGGAGGTCGCCCGCGAATACGTGGTCGCCCTGCAAAAGGCCCGTCTGCCGCAGCCGGCGTTGCGCCTGTCGGCCCAGCGTCCGGGGCTGGTCGATCCGGTGACCCAGCGTCGCCTCGAAGGTGACCTGGCCGCCGAGCGCGTGCGCATCGCCGAGTTCGCCACGCGTACCGAAAAAGAACGCTATGTCATCGCCGACCGTGCGCTCCAGGACTACGACAAGCTCCTCGCCCGCTGGACCCCGGACGCCACCGCCCATGACGACGTGGTGATCTGGCGCATCGACCGCCTGGGCGCGCTCAAGGCACGGGCGCGTACCGCTGAGGTGATCCGCGAATACGAGACCCTCCAGGCCGAAGGCGTGCGGTTGCCCACCTACGCCAAGCGTTGGGTGGCCGCGTCGTACCTCGACCAGCGTCTGCCGGAAAAGGCCGCACCGTTGTACCGCGAGGCGCTGGACGCACCCGATGCGGACGTGGGCGACCGTGTTGAAGACACCACCGCGCTGTTCTACGCCTTGCTCGAAAACGACCAGGTGGATGAAGCACGTGCGGTCGCCAAGCATTTGGCCGACACCCAGAAACCAAGGGTTGAACTCAAGGGGCTGCCGATTGGCAACCCGAACGATGAGTGGATGGACGCCCAGCAATTGTCCGCGCAGGCCGGCACCTACGGCGCCGACCTGCCCTCCAGCGAAAAAGCCTTGGACGACCTGGTGAGCAAGGCCCCAGGCAGCATCGGCCTGCGCCTGGCGCAAGCGGAAATGTACCGCGCCCGTGACTGGCCTCGACGCGCTGAACGCTCGCTCAAGGAAACAGAGGCCCAGGCCCCACGCGACATTGGCCTGGAAGTGAGTCAGGCCTACACGGCGCTGGACCTGCAGGAGTGGCGCCAACTCGACATCCTCACCGACGACGTGGTCGCCCGTAACCCCGACAACCGCCAGGTGCAGCGCCTGCAACGCCTGCGCGAAGTGCATGACATGGCCGAGCTGCGGGTCGAGGCCTACACCGGTAAAAGCTTCGGCGGTGGCAGCAACGGCGATGCCGGAGCTGTCTCGGGTAGCCGCGACTGGGGTATTGAAAGCCGCCTCTACACGCCGCCCATCGACGAGGACTGGCGCTTGTTCGCCGGTGCCGGCTATGCCCGCGCCACGTTCGAAGAGGGCACCGGGCAGCATCGTTGGCAGGTGGTCGGTGTCGAGCGGCGGACCCGCGACATGACCATTGAGGCCGAGGTCTCCAACCATTCCTACGGCGATGGCTCAAAACAAGGCGCCGCCGTGTCGATTGCCCGCGACATCAACGACACCTGGCAATACGGCGGTAGCCTCGGCTACCTGCTGTCCACCACCCCATTGCGGGCGTTGAATGACGGGATCACAGCCAACGGCGGCAGCGGTTTCATCCGCTGGCGCGCCAATGAAAGCCGCGAATGGAAACTGACCCTCAGCCCTTCCCATTTCAGCGACGGCAACGACCGCTTCGAAGCCTTGCTCAGTGGCCGCGAAGGCCTCTACAGCTCGCCGAAAGTGCAAGTGGACCTGGGCCTGGAAGTCGGCGCCAGCCGCAACAGCAAGGAAGACACGATCTACTTCAACCCGAAGTCGGACTTCACCGTGTTGCCGGTCCTCAATATCAACCATGTCCTCTATCACCGCTACGAGACCCAGTGGAGTCAGCAGTTCCAGGTCGGTGCGGGTACCTACAGCCAGCGGGACTATTCCACCGGTGGCATCGGTCTGGTGGGCTACGGCCAACGCTATCGCTGGAACGATGTCCTGGACGCCGGCGCCAACCTGAGCCTGATCAGCCGACCTTACGACGGCAATCGCGAACGCGATCTGCGTCTGCTCGTCGACCTCACTTACCGTTTCTAG
- the pgaB gene encoding poly-beta-1,6-N-acetyl-D-glucosamine N-deacetylase PgaB has protein sequence MTVFSRCLLILGVMLASACAQQPAPFTPPAERPTPVNEAPWPKNHFLGIAYHDVEDRDPDQAVVAVRTERLIEQLAWLRENGYQAVSVDQILAARNGGPALPPKAIMLSFDDGYSSFYTRVMPVLRAYRWPALLAPVGYWIDTPMNQPVDFAGQPRPRGEFLTWQQIREVSQSGLVEIAAHTDNNHKGILANPQGNLEPAATSLRFDPATGRYESQAQFDARMRADVVAISNKIQNVTGKKPRVWVWPYGAAKGTSLAIIGEQGYQMALTLEDGLDSSNDLMNSPRFLVASDPDGEHFANSIVAAQTKAPMRVLHVDLDNVYDPDPAQQARNLDQLVQRVVDMGAGTVFLQAFADPKGDGLVHELYFPNRHLPVRADLFNRVSWQLHTRAHAAVYAWMPVLSFALDPKLPRVTRWDPKTGQVGLDPDQYKRLSPFDPQVRKIIGEIYEDLARNNAIDGVLYHDDAVFNDFEDASPAALKAYVAAGLPGTIQALRADPAVMQRWTRFKSRYLIDFTKELTAKVRAIGGPQLLTARNIFAEPMLNPGSEAWFAQNLDDFLQTYDWTAPMAMPLMEGQEYKTSNAWLEKLVATVKARPGALERTVFELQAKDWRTKAAPDIDSQQMAEWMGVLKRQGVTSFGYYPDNFLENSPDLKTVRPALSNQWNP, from the coding sequence ATGACCGTCTTCAGCCGTTGCCTGTTGATCCTGGGTGTAATGCTGGCCAGTGCCTGCGCCCAGCAACCCGCGCCTTTCACGCCACCCGCCGAGCGGCCGACACCGGTCAATGAAGCGCCGTGGCCGAAAAACCATTTCCTGGGCATTGCCTACCACGACGTCGAGGATCGCGACCCCGATCAGGCGGTGGTAGCGGTGCGTACCGAGCGTTTGATCGAGCAGCTGGCCTGGCTGCGCGAGAACGGCTACCAGGCGGTCAGCGTCGACCAGATCCTGGCGGCCCGCAACGGTGGGCCGGCATTGCCGCCCAAAGCCATCATGCTCAGCTTCGATGACGGCTACTCCAGTTTCTACACCCGGGTGATGCCGGTGCTGCGCGCCTATCGCTGGCCTGCGCTGCTGGCGCCGGTGGGCTACTGGATTGACACGCCGATGAACCAACCGGTGGACTTCGCCGGCCAACCACGGCCACGTGGCGAGTTCCTCACCTGGCAGCAGATCCGCGAAGTGTCGCAGTCGGGCCTGGTGGAAATCGCCGCGCACACCGACAACAACCACAAAGGCATCCTGGCCAACCCCCAGGGCAACCTGGAGCCGGCGGCGACTTCGCTGCGCTTTGACCCAGCCACCGGCCGCTATGAAAGCCAGGCGCAGTTCGATGCGCGCATGCGGGCCGACGTCGTGGCCATCTCGAACAAGATCCAGAACGTCACCGGCAAAAAACCACGGGTGTGGGTATGGCCGTACGGTGCTGCCAAGGGCACCTCGCTGGCGATCATTGGCGAGCAGGGCTACCAGATGGCCCTGACCCTGGAAGATGGTCTCGACAGCTCTAACGACTTGATGAACAGCCCGCGCTTCCTGGTGGCTTCCGACCCGGATGGCGAACACTTCGCCAACAGCATCGTCGCGGCGCAAACCAAGGCACCGATGCGCGTGTTGCATGTGGACCTGGATAACGTCTACGACCCAGACCCGGCCCAGCAAGCGCGCAACCTCGACCAGTTGGTGCAACGCGTGGTGGACATGGGCGCGGGCACCGTGTTCCTGCAAGCCTTCGCCGACCCCAAGGGTGACGGCCTGGTGCATGAACTGTACTTCCCCAACCGCCACCTGCCGGTGCGTGCCGACCTGTTCAACCGCGTCTCCTGGCAGTTGCACACCCGGGCTCATGCTGCGGTGTACGCGTGGATGCCGGTGCTCAGCTTTGCCCTCGACCCCAAGCTGCCACGCGTGACGCGTTGGGACCCGAAGACCGGCCAGGTCGGCCTCGACCCGGACCAATACAAACGCCTGTCGCCGTTTGACCCGCAGGTGCGCAAGATCATCGGTGAGATCTACGAAGACCTGGCGCGCAACAACGCCATCGACGGTGTGCTGTACCACGACGATGCGGTGTTCAACGATTTTGAAGATGCCAGCCCTGCTGCGCTCAAGGCGTATGTCGCCGCCGGTCTGCCGGGCACGATCCAGGCCTTGCGTGCCGACCCGGCGGTGATGCAACGCTGGACGCGCTTCAAGAGCCGCTACCTGATCGACTTCACCAAGGAGCTGACCGCCAAGGTCCGCGCCATCGGTGGGCCGCAGTTGCTGACGGCGCGCAATATCTTCGCCGAGCCGATGCTCAACCCAGGCAGCGAAGCCTGGTTCGCGCAGAACCTCGATGACTTCCTCCAGACCTACGACTGGACGGCGCCCATGGCCATGCCACTGATGGAAGGCCAGGAATACAAGACCTCCAACGCCTGGCTGGAGAAGCTGGTGGCGACGGTCAAGGCACGCCCTGGCGCGCTGGAGCGCACCGTATTCGAACTGCAAGCCAAAGACTGGCGCACCAAGGCCGCACCGGACATCGACAGCCAACAGATGGCTGAATGGATGGGTGTGCTCAAGCGCCAGGGTGTCACCAGTTTTGGCTACTACCCGGACAACTTCCTGGAAAACTCCCCGGACCTGAAGACTGTGCGTCCGGCCCTTTCCAACCAATGGAACCCTTGA
- the pgaC gene encoding poly-beta-1,6-N-acetyl-D-glucosamine synthase, with the protein MFDRILALFVLALVLGVPLGLIFLVTGQFLMDFVFFYPLFMSALWIAGGLYFWLHWERHWPWEEDTPAPTLAGNPLISIIIPCYNEGDNAADTIHAALGQLYPNIEVIAVNDGSKDNTAAVLDALALENPRLRVLHLAQNQGKAVALRMGAVAARSEYLVCIDGDALLDKNAAAYMVAPMLDNPRLGAVTGNPRIRTRSTLIGRVQVGEFSSIIGLIKRTQRVFGRIFTVSGVVVAFRKKALDRIDYWSTDMITEDIDVSWKLQLDHWSIFYEPRALCWILMPETVGGLWKQRLRWAQGGAEVLFKNIRGIWQWRHRYLWPLLFEYCLSTGWAFTFLLSVIFYVLGKFMVLPPAITVDSLVPPAFTGLVLAMVCLVQFAVSIMIDRRYEKDLWKTLFWTVWYPMVFWLVSLFTTLVSFPKVLFNQHQKRARWVSPDRGIKPTEEEA; encoded by the coding sequence ATGTTCGATAGAATCCTGGCTTTATTCGTGCTGGCATTGGTATTGGGTGTGCCCCTGGGCCTGATCTTCCTGGTCACCGGGCAGTTCCTGATGGACTTTGTGTTTTTCTACCCGCTGTTCATGTCGGCGTTGTGGATCGCCGGCGGCCTGTACTTCTGGCTGCACTGGGAGCGCCACTGGCCCTGGGAAGAGGACACCCCGGCGCCAACCCTGGCCGGCAACCCGCTGATCTCGATCATCATCCCTTGCTACAACGAAGGCGATAACGCCGCCGATACCATTCATGCGGCGCTGGGTCAGCTGTACCCGAACATCGAAGTGATCGCGGTGAATGACGGCTCCAAGGACAACACCGCCGCCGTACTTGATGCCCTGGCATTGGAGAATCCGCGCCTGCGCGTGCTGCACCTGGCGCAGAACCAGGGCAAGGCCGTGGCCCTGCGCATGGGCGCCGTGGCGGCGCGCAGCGAATACCTGGTGTGCATCGATGGCGATGCGCTGCTCGACAAAAACGCCGCGGCCTACATGGTCGCGCCAATGCTCGACAACCCGCGTCTGGGCGCCGTCACCGGCAACCCACGCATCCGCACGCGCTCGACGCTGATCGGTCGAGTGCAAGTCGGCGAGTTCTCTTCGATCATCGGCTTGATCAAGCGTACGCAACGGGTGTTCGGCCGGATCTTCACGGTGTCGGGTGTGGTGGTAGCGTTCCGTAAAAAGGCGCTGGACCGCATCGACTACTGGAGCACTGACATGATCACCGAGGACATCGATGTCAGTTGGAAGCTGCAGCTCGATCACTGGAGCATCTTCTACGAGCCTCGCGCGCTGTGCTGGATCCTGATGCCCGAAACCGTCGGCGGCCTGTGGAAGCAGCGCCTGCGTTGGGCCCAGGGCGGTGCCGAAGTGCTGTTCAAGAACATCCGTGGCATCTGGCAATGGCGTCATCGCTACCTGTGGCCGCTGTTGTTCGAGTACTGCCTGTCCACCGGTTGGGCGTTTACCTTCCTGTTGTCCGTGATCTTCTACGTGCTCGGCAAATTCATGGTGCTGCCACCGGCCATTACCGTGGACTCGCTGGTACCGCCGGCGTTTACCGGGCTGGTGCTGGCGATGGTGTGCCTGGTGCAGTTCGCGGTGAGCATCATGATCGACCGCCGCTACGAGAAAGACCTGTGGAAAACCCTGTTCTGGACCGTGTGGTACCCGATGGTGTTCTGGCTGGTGAGCCTGTTCACCACCCTGGTCAGTTTCCCCAAGGTGCTGTTCAACCAGCATCAGAAGCGTGCGCGCTGGGTCAGCCCTGATCGCGGCATCAAACCTACCGAAGAGGAGGCGTGA
- the pgaD gene encoding poly-beta-1,6-N-acetyl-D-glucosamine biosynthesis protein PgaD: MKLVRTRQRLVMWIIDVLLTLAAWAGLIWLLARGITSMLETHGGPRIEAPIFAALNTLQVYLWIALFNAVILVTWARYQQRKGRKFAQRRAEGNALSDKRLSESFSLGEGDLEQLRRPGVLVIQNDDEGGVAGVKSHVSRDVEKPGLTLVPGKDQNKDAS; this comes from the coding sequence ATGAAACTGGTCAGAACCCGCCAGCGTTTGGTGATGTGGATCATTGATGTGCTACTGACCCTGGCCGCTTGGGCAGGGTTGATCTGGCTGCTGGCGCGCGGGATCACCTCGATGCTGGAGACTCACGGTGGGCCGCGCATCGAGGCGCCGATCTTTGCCGCGCTCAATACCCTGCAGGTGTACCTGTGGATTGCATTGTTCAACGCCGTGATCCTGGTCACTTGGGCGCGCTACCAGCAACGCAAGGGACGCAAGTTTGCCCAGCGCCGTGCCGAGGGCAACGCCCTCAGCGACAAGCGCCTGAGCGAGAGCTTCAGCCTCGGTGAAGGGGACCTGGAGCAGTTGCGCCGACCTGGGGTGTTGGTCATCCAGAATGACGACGAGGGCGGTGTGGCGGGTGTGAAGTCCCATGTCTCGCGTGATGTAGAAAAGCCGGGGCTGACCCTGGTGCCCGGCAAGGACCAGAACAAAGACGCCAGCTGA
- a CDS encoding ShlB/FhaC/HecB family hemolysin secretion/activation protein, translated as MSLLLPRTRYFLCTFLLAYLSLNSATAAPTPGDQDLIRDRQNRLLEEQRRRLEELQDLPGKEAKPQAPATPVDTRCFPIKDIELKGADSLSGADRTRLLKPYIGKCLGVAQLNELLKVITDYYIAKGRVTSRAYLPQQDLSSGHLQVLVVEGKLEGLKGAQGSTVTDRELAMAFPGKVGEALNLREVEQLVDQLSRLPSRQAQMELTPGSQIGGSEVLVKNTPQKPWRASLSRNNDGQKSTGEQQWGAGLEWDSPLGLADQLILRGGHDAISDHQKTSKNSMLYYNVPWGWWNFSYTYSESDYRTPGDLDGYKYKQTGDSQNHQLRAERVVHRDDVSKTSVNVGLTHLRTNNYFNDERLDVSSNRLSEFQVGITHGRRIGSAFVNLDVGMQNGTGAFDAQKDDQERIRGNLTPTPRYRKYTATVSYLQPFTLWGESLSFSSLATGQRSEDVLYPAQRMSLGGSYSVRGFKDQQLTGDSGGYWRNEVRWARPVTLDWMRPAFVEYGASVGYDQGVIRHDRYNDDQHGRVSSNSLELFARGKNVSTSVTFAHSLERPGVMTEREAPIYFRLDFYL; from the coding sequence ATGTCTTTGTTATTGCCACGGACCCGGTACTTTCTGTGCACTTTCCTGCTCGCTTATTTGAGCCTGAACAGCGCCACGGCCGCCCCTACGCCAGGGGATCAGGACCTGATCCGCGACCGCCAGAACCGACTTCTGGAAGAGCAGCGTCGACGCCTGGAAGAACTCCAGGACCTGCCTGGCAAAGAAGCCAAGCCCCAGGCTCCCGCCACGCCGGTCGACACCCGCTGCTTCCCGATCAAAGACATCGAGCTCAAGGGCGCCGACAGCCTGTCCGGCGCCGACCGCACGCGTCTGCTCAAGCCCTATATCGGCAAATGCCTGGGCGTGGCGCAGCTCAATGAGCTGCTCAAGGTGATCACCGACTACTACATCGCCAAGGGCCGCGTCACCAGCCGTGCCTACCTGCCGCAACAGGATCTTTCCAGCGGCCACCTGCAGGTGTTGGTGGTGGAAGGCAAGCTCGAAGGCTTGAAAGGCGCCCAAGGCAGCACCGTCACCGACCGCGAACTGGCCATGGCCTTTCCCGGCAAGGTCGGCGAGGCGCTGAACCTGCGGGAGGTCGAGCAACTGGTGGATCAACTGAGCCGCTTGCCGTCCAGGCAGGCGCAGATGGAATTGACCCCCGGCAGCCAGATCGGCGGCAGCGAAGTGCTGGTCAAGAACACCCCTCAAAAGCCCTGGCGCGCCAGCCTGTCGCGCAATAACGACGGGCAGAAAAGCACCGGCGAACAGCAATGGGGCGCAGGCCTGGAATGGGACAGTCCCCTGGGCCTGGCCGATCAACTGATACTGCGCGGTGGCCACGACGCCATCAGCGACCACCAGAAAACCTCGAAAAACAGCATGCTGTATTACAACGTGCCGTGGGGCTGGTGGAACTTCAGTTACACCTACAGCGAGAGCGACTACCGCACGCCGGGCGACCTTGACGGCTACAAGTACAAGCAGACAGGCGACAGCCAGAACCACCAGCTGCGTGCCGAGCGCGTGGTGCATCGCGATGACGTGAGCAAGACCTCGGTCAATGTCGGCCTGACCCATCTGCGCACCAACAACTACTTCAACGACGAGCGCCTGGACGTCAGCAGCAACCGCCTCAGCGAGTTCCAGGTGGGCATCACCCATGGACGCCGCATCGGCAGCGCCTTCGTCAACCTGGATGTCGGCATGCAGAACGGCACTGGTGCCTTTGACGCCCAGAAGGATGACCAGGAACGTATCCGCGGCAACCTCACCCCCACCCCGCGCTACCGCAAATACACCGCCACGGTGAGCTACCTGCAACCTTTCACGCTGTGGGGCGAATCGTTGAGCTTTTCCAGCCTGGCCACCGGGCAGCGCAGTGAAGACGTGTTGTACCCGGCGCAACGCATGAGCCTCGGCGGCTCGTACTCAGTGCGCGGGTTCAAGGACCAGCAACTGACCGGCGACAGCGGCGGCTACTGGCGCAACGAAGTGCGCTGGGCCCGCCCGGTTACCCTCGACTGGATGCGCCCGGCCTTTGTCGAATACGGCGCCAGCGTCGGTTACGACCAAGGCGTGATTCGCCACGATCGTTACAACGATGACCAGCACGGCCGGGTGTCGAGTAACTCCCTCGAGCTGTTCGCCCGCGGCAAAAACGTCAGCACCAGCGTGACCTTTGCCCATTCCCTGGAGCGACCTGGCGTGATGACCGAGCGCGAAGCGCCGATCTATTTCCGCCTGGATTTCTACCTGTAA